Proteins co-encoded in one Bacillus paramycoides genomic window:
- a CDS encoding helix-turn-helix domain-containing protein, translating to MEIGERIRHVRMHKGLSQRELVSEICSITYLSRIESGKIKPSSSFIKKVSKKLDVDSYYLINGNYEEIKITIFKICNKYKKDKSITEADLSLLELYVREVDSIPLLLKGYGVLIYYHARQKNMLYVKSLIDQASLMIPSQVETQDLEDYIYYLKARGLYFYNKQDYSAAHDIYVQAESLLGAEETEEHGHIYYNLCHVYKELYKDKSISRLYALKAYNIYRKNGMQKNVVNTLLMLAVLYIIDELYERALEILQQVENSLAINGDSKYLPVISYDYGKIYQGLKDYTNAIKYYEKTLELSEFLSEKDQKVYALRNMLEIYIELKDWKNVNKVMNEAFHFLSIYDVPVAHVQLYGLKAKVFKIRGDYFEYEKNMQKAVEVGVEKKQYRLVAELSYELGNFYNENRSYKLSAKYFKISAENKMDL from the coding sequence ATGGAAATAGGGGAACGTATTCGCCATGTTCGAATGCATAAAGGGTTATCACAGAGGGAGCTCGTATCAGAAATATGTTCAATAACATATTTAAGTAGAATAGAAAGTGGAAAAATAAAACCGTCATCTTCTTTTATAAAAAAAGTTTCTAAGAAGTTAGATGTAGATAGCTATTATCTTATAAATGGAAATTATGAGGAAATAAAGATTACTATTTTTAAAATATGTAATAAATATAAAAAAGATAAAAGTATTACAGAAGCTGACTTATCTTTGTTAGAATTATATGTTCGTGAAGTGGATTCAATTCCTTTATTACTAAAGGGATATGGTGTACTGATATACTATCATGCCCGGCAAAAAAATATGTTATACGTGAAGTCGCTTATAGATCAAGCTTCGCTAATGATACCAAGTCAGGTCGAAACGCAAGATCTTGAAGATTATATTTATTATTTAAAAGCTCGAGGTTTATATTTTTATAATAAACAAGACTACAGTGCTGCTCATGATATTTATGTACAGGCTGAGAGTTTACTTGGTGCAGAAGAAACTGAAGAACACGGTCATATATACTATAATTTATGTCATGTATATAAGGAACTTTATAAAGATAAAAGTATTAGTCGTTTGTATGCCTTAAAAGCTTACAATATATACAGAAAAAATGGTATGCAGAAAAATGTAGTAAATACACTTTTAATGCTTGCAGTACTGTATATTATAGATGAGTTATATGAAAGGGCACTTGAAATTTTACAGCAAGTAGAAAATAGTTTAGCTATTAATGGTGATTCAAAGTATTTACCTGTAATTTCTTATGATTACGGGAAAATTTATCAAGGTTTGAAAGACTATACGAATGCTATTAAATACTACGAAAAAACTTTGGAATTAAGTGAATTTTTATCAGAGAAAGATCAAAAAGTATATGCGTTACGAAACATGTTGGAGATTTACATAGAACTTAAAGATTGGAAAAATGTTAATAAAGTTATGAATGAAGCATTTCATTTTTTATCGATTTATGATGTACCAGTTGCACATGTCCAACTATATGGTTTGAAAGCTAAAGTATTCAAAATACGTGGCGATTATTTTGAATATGAGAAAAATATGCAAAAAGCAGTTGAAGTAGGGGTAGAAAAAAAGCAATATCGCTTAGTTGCTGAATTATCATATGAATTAGGTAATTTTTATAATGAAAATCGTTCTTATAAATTATCTGCGAAGTATTTTAAAATATCAGCTGAAAATAAAATGGATTTATAA
- a CDS encoding DegV family protein: protein MGVKIITDSAADLPVELLQAYDIDLIPLRVYDEAETEYLDGVTLESVTLLQKMREGAVYRTSLPSLETFQEKFVSYAKEGNPCIYLAFSSELSGTYQSSVLIKEEVKETYANLDLEIIDTKCASLGQGLVVLEAAKMAKDGASKEDILKRVDFLMNHMEHIFTVADLQYLVRGGRLSKVAGFIGGLLNIKPILNVEEGKLVPLEKVRGKKKVLSRIVDIMEERGKELKGQMIGMTHGDDLETAEALKALITERFGCEVFIVNTIGAAIGAHTGPGVITLFFLNEVE, encoded by the coding sequence ATGGGTGTTAAAATCATTACGGATAGTGCGGCGGATTTACCAGTAGAATTGCTGCAAGCATATGATATTGATTTAATTCCACTCCGTGTATATGATGAAGCAGAAACAGAGTATTTAGATGGAGTAACATTAGAGTCAGTTACATTATTGCAAAAAATGAGAGAAGGCGCTGTTTATAGAACGTCATTGCCTTCCCTTGAAACTTTCCAAGAAAAATTTGTTTCTTATGCAAAAGAAGGTAATCCTTGTATATATTTAGCTTTTTCATCTGAACTGTCTGGTACATATCAATCATCAGTTCTCATTAAAGAGGAAGTAAAAGAAACATATGCTAACTTAGATTTAGAAATTATTGATACGAAATGTGCTTCGCTTGGTCAAGGGCTTGTCGTATTAGAAGCTGCTAAAATGGCAAAAGACGGTGCATCAAAAGAAGATATCTTAAAACGTGTTGATTTTCTAATGAACCATATGGAACATATCTTCACTGTAGCTGACTTACAGTACCTTGTGAGAGGTGGGCGCTTAAGTAAAGTAGCAGGTTTTATCGGTGGTTTACTAAACATTAAGCCAATCTTAAACGTGGAAGAAGGAAAACTTGTACCACTTGAAAAAGTACGAGGGAAAAAGAAAGTATTAAGCCGTATTGTTGATATTATGGAAGAACGCGGAAAAGAGCTTAAAGGTCAAATGATTGGTATGACCCATGGTGACGATTTAGAAACGGCTGAAGCATTAAAAGCATTAATTACAGAAAGATTTGGCTGTGAAGTATTTATCGTAAATACAATTGGTGCAGCAATCGGAGCACATACAGGACCTGGCGTTATAACGTTATTTTTCTTAAATGAAGTAGAGTAA
- a CDS encoding spore coat protein → MDKTCHSDENKKWSALDSSNPHPSFKNASVSEAAAQESKTYQISEESITIVDSADVEVTTTDTKAALSIQAALQAAIVVIISISIADSEKADRVAQELFQKSSIKQINKQETVIRNSRNVSVTTTDTDIAVNVQILLQILLALLVKLNIL, encoded by the coding sequence ATGGATAAAACATGTCATTCAGATGAAAATAAAAAGTGGAGTGCATTAGATTCCTCAAATCCTCATCCGTCTTTTAAAAATGCTAGCGTTTCAGAAGCAGCTGCGCAAGAAAGTAAAACTTACCAAATTTCTGAAGAATCAATTACAATAGTTGATTCAGCAGATGTAGAAGTTACTACTACAGATACAAAAGCTGCATTATCTATTCAAGCAGCACTACAAGCTGCTATCGTGGTGATAATAAGTATTTCTATAGCAGATAGTGAAAAAGCTGACCGTGTAGCACAAGAATTGTTTCAAAAATCATCTATTAAACAAATTAATAAACAAGAAACTGTTATTAGAAATTCTAGAAATGTTTCAGTTACGACTACGGATACAGACATTGCAGTAAATGTTCAAATTCTTCTCCAAATTTTATTAGCTTTACTAGTAAAATTAAATATTTTATAA
- a CDS encoding spore coat protein, whose protein sequence is MDDLNKSSSFKFDKDKKNIIIDLLLSDIFNRHGINEERLKNLSPEKKQQIKSIVSEIQSQVNNYLD, encoded by the coding sequence ATGGATGATTTAAACAAATCTTCTTCCTTTAAGTTTGATAAGGATAAAAAAAATATAATCATAGACCTTTTACTCTCAGATATTTTTAATAGGCATGGGATAAATGAAGAAAGACTAAAAAATTTATCGCCAGAAAAAAAGCAGCAAATTAAAAGTATTGTTTCTGAAATACAATCACAAGTTAATAATTATTTAGATTGA
- a CDS encoding spore coat protein — protein sequence MCECEVCRRKKNRDPLNREFEPKKQVPESKKEDCEPKKEDYEPKKEDCESKKEDCESINSYSFSKNANFLEEAIQTDEIDQISEEYIEIVDSADVQVTTTDTKAALSIQAALQAAIVVVVSISIADSEKADKITQELFQKSSIKQINRQKTFIKNSRNVTVTTTDTDIAVNIQILLQILLALLVKLNIL from the coding sequence ATGTGTGAATGTGAAGTTTGTAGAAGAAAGAAAAACCGGGATCCATTAAACCGGGAGTTTGAGCCGAAAAAACAAGTTCCTGAGTCAAAAAAAGAGGATTGTGAACCAAAGAAAGAGGATTATGAACCAAAGAAAGAGGATTGTGAATCAAAAAAAGAGGATTGTGAATCAATAAATTCTTATTCATTTAGTAAAAATGCAAATTTTTTAGAGGAAGCTATACAAACAGATGAAATCGATCAAATTTCTGAGGAATATATTGAAATAGTTGATTCAGCAGATGTACAAGTTACCACTACAGATACAAAAGCTGCGCTATCTATCCAAGCGGCATTACAAGCAGCTATTGTGGTTGTAGTAAGTATTTCTATAGCAGATAGTGAAAAGGCAGATAAAATAACACAAGAATTATTTCAAAAATCATCTATTAAACAAATTAATAGACAAAAAACATTTATTAAAAATTCCAGAAACGTAACCGTAACAACTACTGATACAGATATTGCAGTGAATATTCAAATTCTCCTTCAAATTTTATTAGCTTTATTAGTTAAACTAAACATTTTATAA
- a CDS encoding GNAT family N-acetyltransferase, producing the protein MNIQLATSNDLEWINNQYDSIGFVRSDLNRDMVAIITYDNAYAGVGRLVQIDEDTIEMGGILILPKFRGLQLAGELVSFLVETAKKLQVQHVYCLPFEELENFYKKYGYTEVDTTKEAIHPIILKKYNWCLDHYDKHVLLCKL; encoded by the coding sequence ATGAATATTCAATTGGCCACATCTAATGATCTAGAATGGATTAATAATCAATATGACTCAATAGGATTTGTACGAAGTGATTTAAATCGAGATATGGTGGCAATCATTACATACGACAATGCGTATGCAGGTGTTGGTCGTTTAGTCCAAATAGATGAAGATACTATAGAAATGGGTGGGATACTTATTCTCCCTAAATTTAGAGGTCTACAATTAGCTGGGGAACTTGTTTCGTTTTTAGTAGAAACTGCGAAGAAATTACAAGTACAACATGTATATTGTCTTCCTTTTGAGGAATTAGAAAACTTTTATAAGAAATATGGCTATACTGAGGTCGATACTACGAAAGAAGCGATTCATCCAATTATTCTAAAAAAATATAATTGGTGTTTAGATCACTACGATAAACATGTTTTATTATGTAAGCTGTAA
- a CDS encoding GNAT family N-acetyltransferase translates to MIYEANIHTREKLVTMFEDFNNVVLLSYLQGHMGTAWVNDLENPTVAQVTVGIFTFYAGDSNAKETEELVRNIPDRMLVIVNSEEWKKRLETSYERKIDKFLRYKFKRNAEVFNRSKLQSFISALPKGYELRRIDEHIVNIPTLHKVSEDFISQFQSVEDYLNRGIGYSILYKGEVVCGASSYSIYDNGIEIEVATDHNHRRKGLATIVSAALILHCLEKEIYPNWDAANTTSAKLAEKLGYVFDKAYDAYFVDNR, encoded by the coding sequence ATGATATATGAAGCGAATATACATACGAGAGAAAAATTAGTTACTATGTTCGAGGATTTCAATAACGTTGTTTTACTTTCTTATTTACAAGGACATATGGGTACTGCCTGGGTAAATGATCTTGAAAATCCAACAGTAGCGCAAGTTACGGTAGGGATTTTCACATTTTACGCTGGAGATTCGAATGCGAAAGAAACAGAAGAATTAGTACGTAACATTCCTGATAGAATGTTAGTAATCGTAAACAGTGAAGAGTGGAAAAAGCGTTTAGAAACAAGTTACGAAAGAAAAATAGATAAGTTTTTACGGTATAAATTCAAACGTAATGCGGAAGTTTTTAATCGTTCAAAATTACAATCTTTTATATCAGCGCTTCCAAAAGGATACGAGTTACGAAGAATAGATGAACATATCGTAAATATTCCTACGTTACATAAGGTCTCTGAAGATTTTATCAGTCAATTTCAATCAGTAGAAGATTATTTAAATCGAGGTATAGGGTATAGTATTTTGTATAAAGGAGAAGTTGTATGCGGTGCATCATCATATAGCATTTATGATAATGGGATTGAAATCGAAGTGGCGACTGATCACAATCATAGAAGAAAAGGGTTGGCAACTATAGTTAGTGCGGCGTTAATCTTGCATTGTTTAGAAAAAGAGATATACCCAAACTGGGATGCAGCAAATACTACATCTGCTAAACTAGCAGAAAAGCTAGGATATGTTTTTGATAAGGCATATGATGCTTATTTTGTGGATAATAGATGA
- a CDS encoding BC_2878 family exosporium-associated protein codes for MGCGSRRNCQCGQKSICEFLQSLEPFTKVESIVIAGNEIVVSYFLSFNEGKGIVSFVQEEDEVIFVNCSRIDAIRIGEICSCKTKVKFIEEDFSLLGNVCPQCLTEGSTLFFDFHNPELNVSLQAKTIDAPSCTEFIDEMGNIVKQITIVGEAIVSKDFVQVPELLNFRLVLSDMAANSLKFGILFINFPDLTFIILFASSGYLNISNCLKIESGAGNTEIEEMKKMISNDDNTYTSVVKVTKIYKNGGTESFVNKNEL; via the coding sequence GTGGGTTGTGGGTCGAGACGAAATTGTCAATGTGGTCAAAAAAGCATATGTGAATTTTTACAAAGTCTAGAACCGTTTACTAAAGTGGAAAGTATCGTAATAGCTGGAAATGAAATTGTTGTATCCTATTTCCTTTCATTTAATGAGGGAAAAGGGATTGTATCATTTGTACAAGAGGAAGATGAGGTTATCTTTGTAAATTGCTCTAGGATTGATGCAATTCGAATAGGGGAAATTTGTAGTTGTAAAACGAAAGTTAAATTTATTGAAGAGGATTTTAGTCTACTTGGAAATGTGTGTCCGCAATGTTTAACAGAGGGAAGTACACTCTTTTTTGATTTTCACAATCCAGAATTAAATGTATCTCTACAAGCAAAAACAATTGATGCACCTAGTTGTACTGAATTTATAGATGAGATGGGAAATATCGTAAAGCAAATTACTATAGTAGGTGAAGCGATTGTTTCTAAAGATTTTGTTCAAGTGCCTGAACTATTAAACTTTCGGTTAGTTTTATCTGATATGGCTGCGAATTCTTTAAAGTTTGGAATACTGTTCATTAATTTCCCTGACCTTACGTTTATTATTCTTTTCGCATCGAGTGGATACCTCAACATCTCGAACTGTTTGAAAATCGAGAGTGGAGCAGGTAATACTGAGATAGAAGAGATGAAAAAGATGATATCGAATGACGATAATACGTACACATCAGTTGTTAAAGTGACTAAAATATATAAAAACGGAGGAACAGAATCATTTGTTAATAAGAATGAGTTATAA
- a CDS encoding MDR family MFS transporter yields MVEKNNKLGFVVAGLLLGILMASMDNTIVVTAMGTIVGDLGGLENFVWVVSAYMVAEMAGMPIFGKLSDMYGRKRFFIFGLIVFMIGSALCGTAENITQLGIYRAIQGIGGGALVPIAFTIVFDIFPPEKRGKMGGLFGAVFGLSSIFGPLLGAYITDYISWHWVFYINLPLGVLALIFITFFYKESRVHRKQKIDWFGAITLVGAVVCLMFALELGGQKYDWDSSFILSLFGGFAILIIAFICIERKVEEPIISFEMFKQRLFGMSTIIALCYGAAFMSATVYIPLFIQGVYGGTATNSGLLLLPMMLGSVVTAQLGGFLTTKLSYRNIMIISAVIMLIGLFLLSTLTPETSRALLTVYMIIIGFGVGFSFSVLSMAAIHNFGMEQRGSATSTSNFIRSLGMTLGITIFGMIQRTGFQDQLEEAFKGMSGGMNTNALGDSRAILSESARSQIPPQILDKIIDALSSSIVQTFMWALVPAGLAFIFIFFMGNERMVIKKQQTNKKNETSKA; encoded by the coding sequence ATGGTTGAGAAGAATAATAAGCTCGGCTTTGTTGTGGCGGGCTTATTGCTAGGTATTTTAATGGCATCGATGGATAATACCATTGTCGTAACAGCAATGGGAACGATCGTTGGTGACTTAGGAGGCCTTGAAAACTTTGTATGGGTCGTTTCTGCTTATATGGTCGCAGAAATGGCAGGTATGCCGATATTCGGTAAACTATCAGATATGTATGGTAGAAAGAGATTCTTTATTTTCGGTTTAATCGTCTTTATGATTGGTTCGGCACTTTGTGGTACTGCTGAAAATATTACACAGTTAGGTATTTATCGTGCCATTCAAGGTATTGGCGGCGGGGCATTAGTGCCGATCGCGTTTACTATCGTTTTTGATATTTTCCCCCCAGAAAAGCGTGGGAAAATGGGTGGATTATTCGGAGCAGTATTTGGTTTATCCAGTATTTTTGGTCCGTTACTTGGTGCGTATATTACAGATTATATTAGCTGGCACTGGGTATTTTATATTAACTTACCACTGGGCGTTTTAGCACTTATTTTTATTACATTCTTTTATAAAGAGTCACGAGTTCATAGAAAGCAAAAAATTGACTGGTTTGGTGCAATTACTTTAGTTGGTGCAGTAGTTTGTTTAATGTTTGCACTCGAACTAGGTGGACAAAAGTATGATTGGGATTCTAGTTTTATTTTAAGTTTATTTGGTGGATTCGCTATTTTAATTATTGCATTTATATGTATTGAACGAAAAGTAGAAGAGCCAATCATATCATTTGAAATGTTTAAACAACGTTTATTCGGCATGAGTACTATTATTGCATTATGTTACGGTGCTGCGTTTATGTCAGCAACTGTGTACATACCGTTATTCATTCAAGGTGTATACGGTGGCACTGCAACAAACTCAGGACTATTACTTTTACCGATGATGTTAGGATCAGTTGTAACAGCCCAGTTAGGCGGATTTTTAACGACCAAGCTTAGCTACCGAAACATTATGATTATTTCTGCGGTTATTATGCTAATTGGACTATTTTTATTAAGCACATTAACGCCAGAAACAAGTCGTGCATTATTAACAGTGTATATGATTATTATCGGATTTGGAGTTGGATTCTCATTCTCTGTACTAAGTATGGCAGCAATTCACAACTTTGGTATGGAACAGCGAGGGTCTGCAACTTCAACGAGTAACTTCATTCGTTCATTAGGTATGACACTAGGTATTACAATCTTCGGAATGATTCAAAGAACAGGTTTTCAAGATCAATTAGAAGAAGCGTTTAAAGGGATGAGCGGAGGAATGAATACAAATGCTTTAGGAGATTCAAGAGCTATTCTATCAGAATCGGCAAGATCTCAAATCCCGCCGCAAATATTAGATAAAATTATTGACGCTCTTTCTAGTTCGATTGTTCAAACATTTATGTGGGCATTGGTACCAGCTGGTTTAGCATTCATATTTATTTTCTTTATGGGAAATGAGCGAATGGTAATTAAGAAACAACAAACGAATAAAAAGAATGAAACATCAAAAGCGTAA
- a CDS encoding cytoplasmic protein: MEHSHSLTVNGSGSSAGGDYNKVKIRGEGTISNDMSCNEFKTYGTSEVRGNMKVKNYVVYGDSEVQGNVTAEYVKVYGNTQMHNDAHIEKTKVRGMIEVKGKFTGDFVDVKGALNVKGDIEVEELSLTGGLESDGLLNAENIEISLRYEGSKVREIGGKKISVRKKARFIPFTSHTGSLQTSIIEGDEIYLEHTIAEEVRGNNVTIGPGCEISVVEYHTSFNQKGNAVVKEHKQI; encoded by the coding sequence ATGGAACATTCACATAGTCTTACTGTCAATGGTTCTGGTAGTTCAGCAGGCGGGGATTATAACAAAGTGAAGATACGCGGTGAAGGAACAATTTCTAATGATATGAGCTGTAATGAATTTAAAACGTACGGCACGAGTGAAGTACGCGGTAATATGAAAGTGAAAAACTATGTCGTGTATGGTGATAGTGAAGTACAAGGAAATGTAACTGCGGAATATGTAAAAGTATATGGAAACACACAAATGCATAACGATGCACATATTGAAAAAACAAAAGTAAGAGGTATGATAGAAGTTAAGGGAAAGTTTACTGGTGATTTCGTAGATGTGAAAGGCGCTTTAAATGTGAAAGGAGATATTGAAGTAGAGGAATTATCACTAACGGGTGGTCTTGAAAGTGATGGATTACTTAATGCTGAAAATATTGAAATTTCACTTCGTTATGAAGGGAGCAAAGTGAGAGAAATCGGTGGTAAAAAGATTTCTGTTCGTAAAAAAGCGAGATTTATTCCATTTACAAGTCACACTGGAAGCCTCCAAACGTCTATCATTGAAGGAGATGAAATTTATTTAGAGCATACTATCGCTGAAGAAGTAAGAGGAAACAATGTTACTATTGGTCCAGGGTGTGAAATTAGTGTTGTAGAATATCATACTAGCTTTAACCAAAAAGGTAATGCAGTTGTAAAAGAACATAAACAAATATAA
- a CDS encoding bactofilin family protein: MRTENLIINGYGSSNGGEFHKVQLNGKGTVNGNVECEKFECNGYGAVTGDLKSSSARISGSGKVDGTVHAETMRIDGKATITKDVKANSLKIAGKGTIGGNVTGEEFKINGQATIDGNCEVDTFSSDGQFTIGGLLSADEININIHGTCRAKEIGGQTIKVKHRIGTFSRLFKSVFGLQLEAELLEGDNIEIDYAHIRTVRGSNVTVGPNCEIELIEYTGVLTVDKSANVKEIKQV, from the coding sequence ATGCGTACAGAAAATTTAATTATAAATGGTTACGGTTCATCGAATGGCGGCGAGTTTCATAAAGTGCAATTAAATGGAAAAGGGACTGTGAATGGAAATGTTGAATGTGAAAAATTTGAATGTAACGGTTACGGTGCAGTTACTGGTGATTTGAAAAGTAGCAGTGCACGAATTAGCGGATCTGGTAAAGTCGATGGCACAGTTCATGCTGAAACGATGCGAATTGATGGAAAAGCAACTATTACGAAAGATGTGAAGGCAAACAGTTTGAAAATTGCAGGAAAAGGTACGATAGGTGGGAATGTCACTGGTGAAGAATTTAAAATCAATGGTCAAGCGACGATTGATGGCAACTGTGAAGTGGATACTTTTTCTTCTGATGGACAGTTTACAATTGGTGGATTATTAAGCGCGGATGAAATAAATATAAATATTCACGGTACATGTCGAGCGAAAGAAATTGGTGGTCAAACGATTAAAGTAAAACATAGGATCGGTACTTTTAGTAGACTGTTTAAATCAGTATTTGGTTTACAATTAGAAGCTGAACTGTTAGAAGGTGACAATATCGAAATTGATTATGCTCACATAAGAACGGTAAGAGGAAGCAATGTTACAGTAGGACCGAATTGTGAAATTGAACTCATTGAATATACGGGTGTTCTTACTGTTGATAAAAGTGCAAATGTAAAGGAAATTAAGCAGGTTTAA
- a CDS encoding YhbD family protein yields MSTDLISKKDLLELTGISYGQLYRWKRKNLIPEDWFVRKSTFTGQETFFPKEKILERIDKIQTMKEDLSLDELANMFSPSVREILLTKEDILRKGIASEPVLQFFIEQTNKTTEFQFADILYVYMLEELLQSGEVSLEEGKMVLQVLCENYEAIKHKTCDLIIVRKLGISTCFLVSNVDDLIFEKGTKIVLREAIMKYTEALKTKLL; encoded by the coding sequence TTGAGTACAGATTTAATTTCAAAAAAAGATTTATTAGAACTAACTGGTATTTCATACGGACAGTTATATAGGTGGAAAAGAAAAAATTTAATACCGGAAGATTGGTTTGTACGAAAGTCAACATTCACGGGTCAAGAGACATTTTTTCCGAAAGAAAAGATATTAGAGCGTATTGATAAAATCCAAACGATGAAAGAGGATTTATCACTTGATGAACTAGCAAATATGTTTTCACCGAGTGTAAGAGAAATCCTTTTAACAAAGGAAGACATATTACGTAAAGGGATTGCATCGGAGCCAGTTTTACAATTCTTTATAGAACAAACGAATAAAACAACAGAGTTTCAGTTTGCAGATATTCTGTATGTGTATATGTTAGAAGAATTACTGCAATCGGGAGAGGTTAGTTTAGAAGAAGGAAAAATGGTCTTGCAAGTTTTATGTGAAAATTATGAAGCGATTAAGCATAAAACTTGTGATTTAATTATCGTCCGAAAGTTAGGGATTTCTACTTGTTTCTTAGTTTCAAACGTAGACGATTTAATTTTTGAAAAAGGCACCAAAATTGTTTTACGCGAAGCGATTATGAAATATACCGAAGCATTAAAAACGAAACTATTGTAG